The Flavobacterium piscisymbiosum genome includes a region encoding these proteins:
- a CDS encoding rhomboid family protein: MNILDDLKLQYKLGGIAMRVIYWNVACFMIALVFFYQYSGGGFAYPDWLALSSDPNVFLFKPWAFLTYAFFHASFWHLLFNMMVLNFASNLFLTFFTQKQYLGLYILGAIFSGVVFALSFYFSNVAGSIVGASAAIMAILVAVTTYQPLMGVRLMFFGNVKLWHITAVILVLDLMQFRLENTGGHISHLAGAIFGFVFIKLLQNGIDLSKIVSRTLDFFANLFKKSPSTPFKKVHKNYQKPTEKVTSRIVTKDKTQQQIDEILDKISQSGYDCLTKEEKEFLFKAGK; the protein is encoded by the coding sequence ATGAATATTCTTGATGATTTAAAATTACAGTATAAATTAGGTGGTATAGCAATGCGTGTTATTTACTGGAACGTTGCTTGTTTTATGATCGCTTTAGTGTTTTTTTATCAATATTCAGGAGGCGGTTTTGCTTATCCGGATTGGCTGGCTTTATCATCAGATCCAAATGTGTTTTTGTTTAAACCCTGGGCATTCTTAACCTATGCTTTTTTTCATGCATCGTTTTGGCATTTATTGTTCAATATGATGGTTTTAAATTTTGCCAGTAATTTGTTCCTGACCTTTTTTACTCAAAAACAATATTTAGGTTTGTACATTTTGGGTGCAATTTTCTCTGGAGTTGTTTTTGCGCTAAGTTTTTATTTTTCGAACGTAGCAGGTTCTATTGTTGGTGCTTCGGCAGCTATTATGGCAATCCTGGTTGCGGTAACTACCTATCAGCCTTTGATGGGTGTGCGTTTAATGTTTTTTGGAAACGTTAAGCTTTGGCACATTACAGCTGTAATTTTAGTTTTGGATTTAATGCAGTTCCGATTAGAGAATACCGGCGGACATATTTCGCATTTAGCCGGAGCAATTTTTGGATTTGTCTTCATTAAATTGCTTCAAAACGGAATAGATTTAAGTAAAATAGTGTCCAGAACATTAGATTTTTTTGCGAATCTATTCAAAAAATCCCCTTCGACCCCTTTCAAAAAAGTTCATAAAAATTACCAAAAACCTACAGAAAAAGTGACGTCAAGGATTGTTACGAAAGATAAAACGCAACAACAAATTGATGAAATTTTGGACAAGATTAGCCAGTCTGGTTATGATTGTTTGACAAAAGAAGAAAAAGAGTTTTTATTTAAAGCTGGAAAATAA
- a CDS encoding rhomboid family intramembrane serine protease, translated as MMKMTPVVKQLLIINIIFFIGCNLVPAAQVYFALFFPENPGFKFWQPITHMFMHGSVMHIAFNMFALYSFGSTLEHFWGGKKFLFFYISCGLGAALINYAVNYYFYQDALNTLLASGYNKVQILQLLDQGKIDTRWQQILTVSEFKHFTEAYFGTVVGASGAIYGLLVAFTFMFPNAELGIMFIPIPIKAKYFVPVYMLLYDGFFGILGNSFLGVADGVAHYAHIGGALFGFLIMWYWKKNQFNNNRWN; from the coding sequence ATGATGAAAATGACTCCCGTAGTAAAACAATTATTGATAATCAATATTATCTTTTTTATTGGCTGCAATTTAGTTCCCGCTGCACAAGTATATTTTGCTCTTTTCTTTCCTGAAAATCCAGGATTTAAATTTTGGCAGCCTATCACACACATGTTTATGCATGGTAGTGTGATGCATATTGCTTTTAATATGTTTGCGTTATATTCTTTTGGATCAACACTGGAGCATTTTTGGGGCGGTAAAAAATTCTTGTTTTTTTACATCTCTTGCGGATTAGGAGCGGCTTTAATAAATTATGCTGTAAATTATTATTTTTATCAGGATGCATTGAATACATTATTAGCTAGTGGGTATAATAAAGTACAAATTTTGCAATTGCTAGACCAAGGAAAAATAGATACAAGATGGCAGCAAATATTGACTGTTTCTGAGTTTAAGCATTTTACTGAAGCTTATTTTGGAACTGTTGTCGGAGCTTCCGGAGCTATTTATGGATTATTGGTTGCCTTTACCTTTATGTTTCCTAATGCTGAATTGGGAATTATGTTTATACCAATTCCAATTAAAGCGAAATATTTTGTACCGGTTTACATGCTTTTATACGATGGTTTCTTCGGAATTTTAGGAAATTCTTTCTTAGGAGTTGCAGATGGAGTTGCGCATTATGCGCATATTGGAGGTGCTTTGTTTGGTTTTTTAATTATGTGGTACTGGAAAAAAAATCAGTTTAACAATAATCGTTGGAATTAA
- the mutL gene encoding DNA mismatch repair endonuclease MutL yields MSSIIQLLPDHVANQIAAGEVVQRPASVVKELLENAVDAKATDIKLIIKDAGKSLVQVIDNGSGMSVTDARLCFERHATSKIRQAEDLFSLCTKGFRGEALASIAAIAHMEMKTKQDQDELGTHIVIEGSKFVSQEVAVLPKGTSFAVKNLFFNIPARRNFLKSDIVEFRHVMDEFQRVALAHPNIHFTFYHNGSEMYNLPAAGYRQRIVGIMSGKTNEKLVPVNEDTEIINVQGFVCKPEFAKKSRGEQFFFVNDRFIKSGYLHHAVMAAYDGLLKDGSQPSYFLFLQVPPNTIDINIHPTKTEIKFDDEQALYAILRASIKHSLGQFNVAPVLDFDRDANLDTPYHYKDLEAETPTIQVDGTFNPFTDDKTNQHYAKSGSGSSSGSSFSSGSGSGSGSGSNSYSGYNKRVEPTATWESLYVGLETDTIESSPFTFENEEVTSSLFNDNEIEQASQGTYQIHKKYIVSPIKSGMVIVDQQRAHQRILYEQFLLNMTVNQASSQQLLFPLNLFYSSDEMTLIEELKPSLETTGFVFDQAQTDHIVISGIPVNITESEVSLVIEQLLSDLQDGIPASSYSQNDTIAKSMAKSLAVKTGSYLTEKEQDNLVNGLFACKDPNISPFQKPTFITMRVEDIDKKFAL; encoded by the coding sequence ATGTCGAGTATCATTCAATTACTTCCTGATCACGTTGCTAACCAAATTGCCGCTGGAGAAGTGGTTCAAAGACCTGCTTCAGTCGTAAAAGAGCTGTTAGAAAATGCTGTTGATGCTAAAGCAACCGACATTAAGTTGATTATTAAAGATGCCGGAAAATCATTAGTTCAGGTAATTGATAATGGTTCAGGAATGAGTGTGACTGATGCGCGTTTGTGTTTTGAGCGTCATGCCACTTCTAAAATCCGTCAGGCAGAAGATTTATTTTCCTTATGCACAAAAGGTTTTCGTGGAGAAGCATTGGCTTCTATTGCGGCAATCGCGCACATGGAAATGAAAACCAAACAAGATCAGGACGAACTGGGAACGCATATTGTGATAGAAGGAAGTAAATTTGTTTCGCAGGAAGTGGCTGTTTTACCAAAAGGAACTTCGTTTGCTGTTAAAAATTTATTTTTTAATATTCCTGCCCGACGCAATTTTTTAAAATCTGATATAGTTGAATTTCGTCATGTTATGGATGAGTTTCAGCGTGTAGCTTTGGCACATCCTAATATTCATTTTACATTTTATCATAACGGAAGCGAAATGTATAATTTGCCTGCTGCAGGTTATCGCCAGCGTATCGTAGGAATTATGTCAGGTAAAACCAATGAAAAATTGGTTCCGGTTAACGAAGATACAGAAATTATCAATGTTCAGGGATTTGTTTGCAAACCTGAATTTGCCAAGAAAAGCAGGGGAGAACAGTTCTTTTTTGTAAACGATCGTTTTATAAAAAGCGGTTATTTGCATCATGCGGTAATGGCTGCTTATGACGGACTTTTGAAAGATGGTTCACAGCCAAGTTATTTCTTGTTTTTACAAGTTCCGCCAAATACGATCGATATCAACATTCATCCTACTAAAACAGAAATTAAGTTCGATGATGAGCAAGCTTTGTATGCTATTTTAAGAGCTTCGATCAAGCATAGTTTAGGGCAATTTAATGTTGCGCCTGTTCTTGATTTTGATCGTGATGCTAATCTAGATACGCCGTATCATTATAAAGATTTAGAGGCAGAAACGCCAACAATTCAGGTAGACGGAACTTTTAATCCGTTTACAGATGATAAAACCAATCAGCATTATGCTAAATCGGGTTCGGGTTCAAGTTCCGGTTCCAGTTTTAGTTCAGGATCCGGATCCGGATCTGGTTCAGGATCAAATTCATATTCAGGATATAATAAAAGAGTCGAACCAACGGCAACGTGGGAAAGTTTGTATGTAGGTCTGGAAACCGATACAATAGAGAGCTCACCTTTTACATTCGAAAATGAAGAAGTAACTTCGTCCTTGTTCAATGATAATGAAATTGAGCAGGCAAGTCAGGGGACGTATCAAATTCATAAAAAATATATTGTTTCGCCTATAAAATCCGGAATGGTAATCGTTGATCAGCAACGTGCGCATCAACGTATTTTATACGAACAATTTTTGCTCAATATGACCGTAAATCAGGCTTCGAGTCAGCAATTGTTGTTTCCGCTGAATTTGTTTTATTCTTCTGATGAAATGACATTAATCGAAGAATTAAAACCTTCATTAGAAACAACCGGTTTTGTTTTTGACCAAGCGCAGACCGATCATATTGTGATTTCGGGAATTCCGGTAAATATTACCGAAAGTGAAGTTTCTCTTGTAATTGAACAATTATTGAGCGATTTACAAGACGGAATCCCGGCAAGCAGTTATAGCCAGAATGATACAATTGCCAAATCTATGGCCAAAAGTTTAGCGGTTAAAACAGGATCTTACTTAACCGAAAAAGAACAAGATAATCTGGTAAACGGTTTGTTTGCCTGTAAAGATCCAAATATTTCACCTTTTCAAAAACCTACTTTCATTACCATGCGTGTGGAAGATATAGATAAAAAGTTTGCCTTATGA
- the ribH gene encoding 6,7-dimethyl-8-ribityllumazine synthase, translating to MATENKNLSEYDKNTIPNAKDFRFGIVVSEWNETITEGLYNGAFEALIDNEVPAQQIIRWNVPGSFELIYGAKKMLQTQNVDAVIVIGCVIQGQTKHFDFVCEGVTQGIKDLNVQTDIPVIFCVLTDNNMQQSIDRSGGIHGNKGTEAAIAAIKMAYIRQQASMSHPFNQPLLSSGAIQIEETPIKIEKE from the coding sequence ATGGCTACCGAAAATAAAAATTTATCAGAATACGATAAAAACACGATCCCAAATGCGAAAGATTTTCGATTTGGGATTGTTGTTTCTGAGTGGAATGAAACTATAACCGAAGGGCTTTATAATGGTGCTTTTGAAGCATTAATCGATAATGAAGTTCCGGCTCAACAAATTATCCGATGGAATGTTCCAGGAAGTTTTGAGTTGATTTATGGTGCGAAAAAAATGTTGCAGACGCAAAATGTAGATGCAGTTATTGTAATTGGATGTGTAATCCAGGGACAAACGAAACATTTTGATTTTGTATGCGAAGGCGTAACGCAGGGAATTAAAGATTTGAATGTTCAAACTGATATTCCGGTTATTTTTTGCGTTTTAACAGACAACAATATGCAGCAGTCAATCGATAGAAGTGGAGGAATTCACGGAAACAAAGGTACTGAAGCTGCAATTGCTGCAATCAAAATGGCTTATATCCGCCAGCAAGCTTCGATGTCGCATCCATTTAATCAGCCGTTATTGTCTTCAGGAGCAATTCAGATAGAAGAAACACCGATAAAAATCGAGAAAGAATAG
- a CDS encoding tetratricopeptide repeat protein: MATYNKRGYKAPKEKEVKEEVVNEEQQVILDGKNSKTAEVFSKLDETASRTEDWVAKNQKIIIGLVAGIAVATIGYLAYQKFIEAPKQDEAASEMFVAQQNFDKATNGVASDSLYKLALNGSEGKFGFVKIAEEYSGTDAGNLANYYAGMAYLNTGKFDDAIKYLGNFKSKEAIVNALAIGGIGDAYSQKNQQKEALDYYVKAAESNKNDFTTPRFLLKAGKTALALGQKEDALKYLTDIKENYDATPEAASVDVLIGLAQ; the protein is encoded by the coding sequence ATGGCTACTTACAATAAAAGAGGATATAAAGCACCAAAGGAAAAGGAAGTTAAAGAGGAGGTTGTGAATGAAGAACAACAAGTAATTCTTGATGGGAAAAACAGCAAAACTGCTGAGGTTTTTTCAAAATTAGATGAAACTGCTTCAAGAACTGAGGATTGGGTTGCTAAAAATCAAAAAATCATTATTGGTTTAGTTGCCGGTATTGCAGTGGCTACTATTGGATATTTGGCTTACCAAAAATTCATCGAAGCTCCTAAGCAAGACGAAGCTGCAAGCGAAATGTTTGTTGCTCAACAAAATTTTGATAAAGCGACTAATGGTGTAGCTAGCGATTCATTATATAAATTGGCTTTGAATGGTTCTGAAGGTAAATTTGGATTCGTGAAAATTGCTGAAGAATATTCTGGAACTGATGCTGGAAATTTAGCGAACTATTATGCTGGTATGGCATATTTGAATACAGGTAAATTTGATGACGCTATTAAATATTTAGGTAACTTTAAATCTAAAGAAGCTATCGTTAATGCTTTGGCAATTGGTGGAATTGGAGATGCTTATTCTCAAAAAAATCAACAAAAAGAAGCTTTAGACTATTATGTAAAAGCAGCTGAATCTAACAAAAACGATTTTACAACGCCTCGTTTCTTATTAAAAGCTGGTAAAACGGCTTTGGCTTTAGGTCAAAAAGAAGATGCTTTGAAATATTTAACAGATATTAAAGAAAACTATGATGCAACTCCAGAAGCAGCTTCTGTAGATGTATTGATTGGATTAGCGCAATAA
- the recF gene encoding DNA replication/repair protein RecF (All proteins in this family for which functions are known are DNA-binding proteins that assist the filamentation of RecA onto DNA for the initiation of recombination or recombinational repair.) produces the protein MYLNKISLFNYKNFSEVSFDFDRKINCFVGKNGIGKTNVLDAIYHLAYGKSYFNPLAVQNIKHGEEFFVIDAELEKNDRTEQIVCSLKKGQKKILKRNGKAYDKFSDHIGFIPLVIISPADRDLIIEGSETRRKFMDSVISQLDSTYLHQLIQYQKVIVQRNALLKYFALNHTFDNDTLSIYNEQLNSFGQSIFEKRKDFLEQFIPIFNVHHQAITGSEETVQLVYESHLFEKDLLTLLQENINRDRALHYTSVGIHKDDLSFEIDSHPIKKFGSQGQQKSFLIALKLAQFEFLKKQSGVKPLLLFDDIFDKLDETRVGKIIEMVNSETFGQLFISDTHPERTETIVKSTHQSYKIFNL, from the coding sequence ATGTATTTAAACAAAATTTCTTTATTCAATTATAAAAATTTCTCCGAAGTCAGTTTTGATTTTGACCGCAAGATCAATTGTTTTGTGGGCAAAAACGGAATTGGAAAAACGAATGTGCTTGATGCTATTTATCATCTGGCTTACGGAAAAAGCTATTTTAATCCGTTGGCCGTACAAAACATCAAACACGGAGAAGAGTTTTTTGTAATTGATGCCGAACTGGAAAAGAATGACAGAACAGAACAAATTGTTTGCAGTTTAAAAAAAGGGCAAAAGAAAATTTTAAAACGTAACGGAAAAGCTTACGATAAATTCTCCGATCATATTGGGTTCATTCCGTTAGTAATAATTTCTCCGGCAGATCGTGATTTAATTATCGAAGGAAGCGAAACGCGTCGTAAATTTATGGACAGTGTGATCTCGCAATTAGACTCCACTTATCTGCATCAGCTTATTCAATACCAAAAAGTAATTGTACAGCGAAATGCTTTGCTAAAGTATTTTGCACTCAATCATACTTTCGACAATGACACCTTATCTATATATAATGAGCAGCTGAATAGTTTTGGGCAATCGATTTTTGAAAAAAGAAAAGATTTCCTCGAACAATTTATACCTATATTTAATGTACATCATCAGGCCATAACCGGATCTGAAGAAACAGTGCAACTAGTTTACGAAAGTCATTTGTTCGAAAAAGACTTATTAACGCTTTTACAGGAAAATATTAATAGAGATCGCGCGTTGCATTATACAAGCGTAGGAATTCATAAAGACGATTTATCTTTTGAGATTGATTCGCATCCCATAAAAAAATTCGGATCGCAAGGTCAGCAAAAATCATTTTTGATTGCTTTAAAATTAGCTCAGTTTGAATTTCTAAAAAAACAAAGCGGCGTAAAACCTTTATTGCTTTTTGATGATATTTTTGATAAGCTTGACGAAACCCGGGTTGGTAAAATCATCGAAATGGTAAACAGCGAAACTTTTGGTCAGCTTTTTATTTCAGACACACATCCTGAACGTACCGAAACTATTGTAAAATCGACGCATCAGAGTTATAAGATTTTTAATTTGTGA